TGACGGCCCTCGTCACCGGCGGCACCCGCGGCATCGGGTACGTACGTAGTATAACACAAGTGGGGCATGCCGGTTCTCTGTAAGTGTAACTGACTCGTACGCACGCATCCATGTGCTCGATCAGGCGTGCCGTGGTGGAGGAGCTGGCGGCGCTGGGCGCGGCGGTGCACACGTGCTCCCGGAACGAGGCGGAGCTGCGCGACCGCCTGGCCGAGTGGGAAGCCACGACCGGCGGCGGCGTCGTCACGGGGTCCGTCTGCGACGTGTCGGCGCGCGACCAGCGGGAGCGTCTGCTGCGCGACGCGGCGGAGCGGTTCGGCGGCAAGCTCAACATCCTGGTGAACAACGTGGGCACCAACTTCAGCAAGCCCACGGCGGAGTACACCGCCGAGGACTACGCGTTCCTGATGGCCACCAACCTGGAGTCCGCCTACCACCTCTGCCAGCTCGCCTACCCGCTGCTGCGGGCGGCCTCCGGCGGCAACGCCAGCGTGGTGCTCGTCTCCTCCGTGTGCGGCGCCGTGGCCgtgtgcacgggctccgtctaCGCCATGGCGAAGGCCGGCATGAACCAGCTGGCACGGAACCTGGCGTGCGAGTGGGCCGCGGACGGCATCCGGGCCAACTCCGTCGCGCCGTGGTACACCAGGACGCCGCTTGTGGAAGGGGACCTGTCGCGGGGGGAGTACGTGGAGGAGATCCTGCGGCGGACGCCGCAGAGGCGCGTCGGGGAGCCCCAGGAGATCTCGTCGCTGGTGGCGTTCCTCTGCATGCCCTGCGCGTCGTATATCACCGGCCAGACCATCGCCGTCGACGGCGGCATGACCGTCAACGGCCTCTACTACCCAGCTCATCAGGACTAAGCTACAATGAAGAAACCAGCGACGCGTCAAGCAATAGCTTGATGAAGAATAAAGTAGTTATTAGTAGCTACATTATTGTCGGTATTTACATCATAGATCTTCTTTACGTAAGAAAGACACTTGAAGAATGCGTTTTGCTACACATATATGGGCTGTTGTCGATTATGTCTGGTGCACTGCAATTTTGTATTAATAATTCATTATAATTGTGTTTTCAGTTCTCGCAAATGAAATGATCTGTTCTGGATGAGGAAAACTATGAGTGTGTTTGGTTGTCATGCACTCATGCTTACCCCTTGTTCAGGCTCAGCTTGTACCTATTTGGTTGCCTATAAAGACTCATATCTAGGCTCCAGCAAGCCAAAAAGAGGGCCTTAGCCTGGCTTAGTGGAAGGGGGCTACGCTAAACACTCCCGCGCGAGTCGCCGCAGCGTCCGGCCGGCATCTGCCTACGTTCGTTTGGTTTGCTCACTCCTACATTTGATCTTTCATATTGTTGATCTTGTGCCTGCTAGTAGCTTGACTAGTTGCATATCATAATTCGATTAGCTATTcttgtgtagctcgactagttgtAATTGTGGGCTTCTAGTAGCTTGTGTGCTATAGCCTCTAGTTCTTCTTGTTATTAGAATTGTGTAGAAAAGGCTTGCTCTTGGGTGATAGGCTAGGCTTGTAGCGGCTATTAGGGTCACCGCTTTTACTAACCTCTTTGTCTAGCTTAATTGCTCTTTAAGGTTATtaaatatgctattcacccccctctaaccatCCCACATCCTTAAGGCGTTGGCAACAAGGCGAGCGAAATCGCCAGAAGAGTTGGATGAGAGAGAAGCCAAAGAAATATATTTTACTCATGCTCTAGCTTTCAGCTGGCCCCACTCGCTAATGTCACAAATCCTCGGGCAACGAGAAATCATCGGGCGATTTGTTCGTCGCTAGTGAAGAGTCTCTCCTCTTTCTGCCTTGCACGTATGATGAAAGATGGCGACTTCGCCGTCCTTGCGGACCTCCCTTAGGATATGGTTGACACCACACTAAGAGAAGCTATAGAGTAGGCCATGCCCTGCATAATAACAGTAATGTGTTGGGACTGGGCAAAACATTTGCCACACCCTATCCTAGAGCAGTATAGTGCTACCTACCCTAATGTCCCATTGAATCTAATTGAAGCATAGAAGTCCACCGAAGTACACATGACGTCTCAAGAGTACTTATCCAATCGAATATAAGATTTTGCACCGTAGAACAATAGTACCACTAACTACCATTGCATGTAACCCACCTCTAGCTATGTAAGGCATGGTGGCAGAGATAACAATAGGGACCCATATCACGGGGATGGGGGTAGATTTATCCCCACTGAGGACTAAAAGGGGAAGAAACCTCCGCCATCGGGTCTAACAGGGGCGGGTATGGTTGTGCAATCCTCGTCCCCGTTCCCCTGCATCACCGTTCACACAACCACTCACAAGGATCACAAGTCACAACCTGCCTGTTCATCCGCGGTCCATGAAAGCCCAACCAAAAAGCCATGTATAAATAAAAAGAATGCAAAACCTAACCAGCCGAAGTATTTCCTTCCTTTCCCATCCCCAATCTCACCCGCTCCTGCCAagatagcccttgtttagttcgcgaaaagttggaaatttggctactgtagcactttcgtttttatttggcaattaatgttcaatcatggactaattagactcaaaacgttcgtctcgcaatttccaatcaaactgtgcaattagtttttttcgtctacatttaatgctccatgcacgtatcgcaagattcgatgtgatgggtactgtagcactcaCATGCTGCACTTTTGCAGTCCTCCACGCGACGCGTCGCACTCACTCCCGCATCCGTGCACCTGCTCCTAGCCACACATCGCGCTTCCCCTTGCAAGCCACAGCCCCACAACGTACTCCGCACACTTTTGCTGCAATATTTTCTGTTTTGGTTCTACGAGAGATCCTCAAAATAACTAATGATAAATTTGTCTAGTGTGCCCATAAAATGCGTTTCTTTTCTAGCATTATACCAAAAGACTTGATCTACTATAATTATACATTCCGTATTGCATAAATTATGTTCAATTTATGCCATGTAACTATATGCACTATCCATTGCAAAATAGAAGATACTATACTAACCTCCGCTTCCAAATACTTGGCACTCACTTtatttgtttcaaaaaaatatGTTTCCCTGAAATCTACTTTCATATTTGATCTTAAAAACTACTTATATAGATGTTGTAGAATTATTAACATATCTTTATAGcacatttttagtcatttttcattCTAGATAGAAAAAAATCACATCCCAACGTTTTCTCGTGACTTGGCATAATTTTTTTACTGTTTGTGCATTTTTCTAACAAAAATTTGTAATTTGTCATTGAACATAGTAACACTTTTTGTCGGTGTTGTACACTTTGAAGTATCTAAAAAATTGTTTATAGAAAAAAACGAACGATCAAAGTTAGCTCCATTGGAATTTAGAAAGTTGGGTGAAGTGCACAAGAACAAAGGGAAGTAGATAGATGCACCTCATTAAACGTATTtagccaaaaaaaaaacttgtaaGAAAGGATTTTGAAACAGgggcttaggccttgtttagttgcaggaagttggaatttggggctactgtagcactttcgtttttatttggtaattagtgttcaatcatggactaattagactcaaaacgttcgtctcgtaatttcccaccaaactgtgcaattagtttttttttcgtctacatttaatgctccatgcacaggccgcaaatattcgatgtgacagatactgtagcactttttgggaatttggggtggaactaaacaagaccttagtAATTGTGAAATCTCAAATCTGTACGGTTGCAAAAATATTGAGGCATCGTGTACGATGTGCCACGTAAGATGGGAGATAGATGGACACTATCGATCACATCGTGGCGTGCCTGGCCCACGGCTCTACCAATCCAGAACGGACACGTCCAAGACCCAGTTTAGTtgccgaaaattttggcaaaacgatACTGtaacattttcgttgttatttgacaattagtgtccaatcatagtttaattaggcttaaaatattcgtatcgtggatttcgtctaaactgtgtaattagttttattttttatttatatttaatgcttcatgcatgcatcaaagattcaatgtgatggggaatcttgaaaaatttagtgttttggaggggaactaaacaggccccaagggtgcgtttagatccaaaaaattttggattttggctcactgtagcatttcgtttgtatttggtaattagtgtctaattatggactaattaggtttaaaagtttcgtctcgcgatttctcgaccaactgtgtaattagttttttttttgtctacatttagtactccatgcatgtgccgcaagattcgatgtgacagttactatgcaaaattttttggcaactgaACGGGCCCAAGTCTGGTACCCCAGGGGCAAAACTGTAAAAGAGCATGGTGGGCCCTAGCCGGTCTCGCGTCTGGAGGAGGGGAGTCGCAACAAAAAGAAACCAAACTCGGCTCGAGAGAGATCGCATCTGCCTCTGCCTGAccaccttcccttcccttcctcccTCCTCGCCCCAGCGACGCGGCCGCGCGGAGACCGAGCAAGGCAACGAACCCACCACACAGAGGCagggagaggaggagcaggaagcCGGAGACGAAGATGTCGTCGGTGTTCAGCGGCGATGAGACGGCCCCGTTCTTCGGCTtcctcggcgccgccgccgccctcgtctTCTCATGTTCGTTCCCCCTACCCCCATCCCCCTCTCCCACT
This sequence is a window from Miscanthus floridulus cultivar M001 chromosome 10, ASM1932011v1, whole genome shotgun sequence. Protein-coding genes within it:
- the LOC136487821 gene encoding tropinone reductase homolog At5g06060-like; translation: MAAAGNDDAATISSEAAAGRRWSLRGMTALVTGGTRGIGRAVVEELAALGAAVHTCSRNEAELRDRLAEWEATTGGGVVTGSVCDVSARDQRERLLRDAAERFGGKLNILVNNVGTNFSKPTAEYTAEDYAFLMATNLESAYHLCQLAYPLLRAASGGNASVVLVSSVCGAVAVCTGSVYAMAKAGMNQLARNLACEWAADGIRANSVAPWYTRTPLVEGDLSRGEYVEEILRRTPQRRVGEPQEISSLVAFLCMPCASYITGQTIAVDGGMTVNGLYYPAHQD